A single Rhodothermales bacterium DNA region contains:
- a CDS encoding sigma-54 dependent transcriptional regulator has product MQESPDLGRILVVDDDADVLQAARLLLRKHAEHVHTEKRPEHIPALLQNDNYDVILLDMNFTRDVSSGREGFYWLDRIREINPSAVVVLITAFGDVEMAVNAIKAGATDFVLKPWQNEKLIATLTSALRLSSSRQEANALREQSRMLSDDLGNRYRDFIGKSPAMRNVFVQIDKVAGTDANVLILGENGTGKELVARALHRQSKRANEVFVSVDMGAITETLFESELFGHRKGAFTDAREDRPGRFEMASGGTLFLDEIGNLPLPLQSKLMTVLQQRQVTRVGDNRPHSVDVRLICATNEPIHERVREGAFRQDLLYRINTVEIRLPALRERLEDIPLLVEHFLEMFARKYNQSVTGMSDGALRKLESWSWPGNVRELEHMVERAVIMTDSTTLQPEDFLFTSAHDMGADGLLFDSFNLEDVEKTVVRKALDKHAGNISKAADELGLTRASLYRRLEKYGL; this is encoded by the coding sequence ATGCAGGAATCGCCGGATCTCGGACGGATACTGGTTGTGGATGACGACGCGGACGTGCTCCAGGCGGCGCGACTGCTGCTGCGCAAACACGCCGAACACGTGCACACGGAAAAGCGGCCGGAACACATTCCGGCCCTGTTGCAGAACGACAACTACGACGTCATCCTGCTGGACATGAACTTCACCCGGGACGTGTCCAGCGGGCGGGAAGGCTTCTACTGGCTGGACCGCATCCGGGAAATCAATCCATCGGCCGTGGTCGTTCTGATCACGGCGTTCGGAGACGTGGAAATGGCGGTGAATGCCATCAAGGCGGGGGCCACCGACTTTGTGCTCAAACCCTGGCAGAACGAGAAATTGATTGCCACGCTGACTTCGGCGCTCCGGCTGAGTTCGTCCCGTCAGGAAGCCAACGCCCTGCGCGAACAGTCCCGGATGCTGTCGGATGACCTGGGAAACCGGTATCGCGACTTCATCGGCAAGTCCCCGGCCATGCGCAACGTGTTCGTGCAGATCGACAAGGTGGCCGGAACCGACGCCAACGTCCTCATCCTGGGCGAGAACGGGACGGGCAAGGAACTGGTGGCCCGGGCCCTGCACCGCCAGTCCAAACGCGCCAACGAGGTCTTCGTGAGCGTCGACATGGGCGCCATCACGGAAACCCTGTTCGAAAGTGAGTTGTTCGGCCACCGCAAGGGCGCATTCACCGATGCCCGCGAGGACCGTCCTGGCCGGTTCGAAATGGCATCCGGAGGCACGCTCTTCCTGGACGAAATCGGCAACCTGCCGTTGCCGTTGCAATCGAAGCTCATGACCGTACTGCAGCAGCGTCAGGTGACCCGCGTGGGGGACAATCGTCCCCACAGCGTGGATGTCCGGCTCATCTGCGCCACGAACGAACCCATCCACGAACGGGTACGGGAGGGTGCGTTCCGGCAGGACCTGCTCTACCGGATCAATACCGTGGAAATCCGTCTGCCGGCCCTGCGGGAGCGCCTGGAGGACATTCCGCTCCTCGTGGAGCATTTCCTGGAGATGTTCGCGCGCAAGTACAACCAGTCGGTGACGGGCATGAGCGACGGTGCGCTCCGCAAGTTGGAGTCCTGGTCCTGGCCGGGCAACGTCCGGGAACTGGAGCACATGGTGGAGCGGGCGGTCATCATGACCGATTCGACCACGCTGCAACCCGAAGATTTCCTGTTCACGTCGGCCCACGACATGGGCGCGGACGGACTCCTGTTCGACTCGTTCAACCTGGAGGATGTGGAAAAAACCGTGGTCCGGAAAGCCCTGGACAAGCACGCAGGCAACATCTCGAAGGCGGCGGACGAACTGGGATTGACCCGGGCGTCCCTGTACCGCCGTCTTGAGAAATACGGACTCTGA
- a CDS encoding ATP-binding protein: protein MRNFRIQIIARIILMAITTVGIVFLGWMSSSFMAAGLLTVVLIFQITALVRHVDRTNRDVARLLRSIRYSDFSQTFSAPGWGSSFKDLNAALSDVMDDFRTARSETEEHYRFLQTVMHHIGVGLISYRSNGSVGLINNAAKRLLRVQYLNNIAMLSEFSPQLVETLSRISSGEKRIVKVVDGDELLELVIYGTQFKMRGTPYTLVSIQDIQTELEEKEIEAWQKLARVLTHEIMNSITPISSLATSVRELLDDGLPSHASDVREAVQTIERRSQSLLGFVQAYRSLTRIPRPDLSIFPLRRLLDDVELLFRNELAQHGIAFETSIDPSELDLTADKSLIEQILINLVRNAIQALHGTERGTVRVRAFLGDRGRPVIQVTDNGPGIEPEALEKVFIPFFSTKSDGSGIGLSLSRQIMRAHGGTMGIKSNPGEETTVTLRF, encoded by the coding sequence GTGCGGAATTTCAGGATCCAGATCATCGCCAGGATCATCCTGATGGCCATCACGACGGTGGGCATCGTGTTCCTGGGTTGGATGAGCTCATCCTTCATGGCGGCGGGCCTGTTGACGGTCGTCCTGATCTTCCAGATCACCGCCCTCGTGCGCCATGTGGACCGGACGAACCGGGACGTTGCCCGCTTGCTGCGCTCCATCCGCTATTCCGATTTCTCGCAGACGTTCTCGGCCCCCGGGTGGGGCAGCAGTTTCAAGGATCTGAATGCGGCCCTGTCGGACGTCATGGATGACTTCCGCACCGCCCGGTCCGAGACCGAGGAACACTACCGGTTCCTGCAGACCGTCATGCATCATATCGGCGTGGGGTTGATTTCGTACCGGTCAAACGGTTCGGTAGGACTCATCAACAATGCGGCAAAACGGTTGCTGCGGGTGCAATACCTGAACAACATCGCCATGTTGTCTGAATTCAGTCCGCAACTCGTGGAAACACTGAGTCGGATTTCGTCCGGCGAGAAGCGCATCGTGAAAGTCGTCGACGGCGACGAGCTGCTGGAGCTGGTCATCTACGGCACACAGTTCAAGATGCGCGGTACGCCCTACACGCTCGTTTCCATCCAGGATATCCAGACGGAACTGGAGGAAAAGGAGATCGAAGCCTGGCAGAAACTGGCCCGCGTGTTGACGCACGAAATCATGAACTCCATCACACCCATCTCGTCACTGGCCACTTCCGTCCGGGAGTTGTTGGATGATGGGCTTCCATCGCACGCATCGGACGTACGGGAGGCCGTGCAGACCATCGAACGGCGCAGCCAGAGCCTGCTCGGATTCGTGCAGGCGTACCGGAGCCTGACGCGCATTCCCCGCCCGGACCTGTCCATTTTCCCCCTCCGCCGCCTGTTGGACGATGTGGAACTCCTGTTCCGCAACGAGCTGGCACAGCACGGCATTGCGTTCGAGACGTCCATCGATCCGTCCGAGCTCGATCTCACGGCCGACAAGAGCCTCATCGAACAGATCCTCATCAATCTCGTCCGGAACGCCATCCAGGCCCTCCACGGGACCGAACGCGGTACCGTCCGCGTTCGCGCCTTCCTTGGAGATCGGGGGCGGCCGGTGATCCAGGTGACCGACAATGGCCCGGGCATTGAGCCCGAAGCGCTCGAAAAAGTGTTCATTCCGTTTTTCTCGACGAAGAGTGACGGGTCGGGAATCGGGCTCAGTTTGTCGCGCCAGATCATGCGGGCACACGGAGGAACCATGGGAATCAAATCAAACCCTGGCGAGGAAACCACGGTTACCTTACGTTTCTGA
- a CDS encoding YqgE/AlgH family protein, giving the protein MIKDRTALAAGVLLVSPPMSADPHFSRSVVLVCEHSGAGSFGLILNQPLTVTMDQLFDELMAFSDEVGWGGPVQPDTLHFIHRGDELIPEAIPVREGIMWGGDFDMVRARIVDGGLDPDDIRFFLGYAGWSPGQLQAEVDAGGWIVTQATEDYVFDTAEDDLWQQVLRGMGGAFAILANAPEHPSLN; this is encoded by the coding sequence GTGATAAAGGACAGGACAGCTCTTGCCGCCGGAGTGCTGCTCGTATCGCCGCCCATGAGTGCGGATCCCCACTTCAGCCGCTCCGTCGTGCTGGTGTGTGAGCATTCAGGTGCCGGCAGTTTCGGACTCATCCTGAACCAACCGCTGACGGTCACCATGGACCAGTTGTTCGATGAGTTGATGGCCTTCAGCGACGAGGTGGGGTGGGGTGGTCCCGTCCAACCCGATACGCTTCATTTCATTCACCGCGGTGATGAACTCATTCCCGAGGCCATTCCCGTCCGGGAAGGCATCATGTGGGGGGGCGATTTCGACATGGTCCGCGCCCGGATTGTGGACGGGGGCCTGGACCCTGATGATATCCGGTTCTTCCTGGGATACGCCGGATGGTCGCCGGGCCAGTTGCAGGCCGAAGTCGATGCCGGTGGCTGGATCGTGACGCAGGCGACCGAAGACTATGTATTCGATACGGCCGAGGACGATCTCTGGCAGCAGGTCCTCCGCGGGATGGGCGGGGCGTTTGCCATCCTGGCAAACGCCCCCGAACACCCATCACTCAACTGA
- a CDS encoding SDR family oxidoreductase, translating to MSHTAHHIVITGASQGIGAATAVAFAGSVPGVHLSLLSRNTVKMEETAVRCRAHGAHVSVFECDVTQTAVLQDVAAKAVTAHGVPTCVVNNAGIFAPGEMADVTEAVMQAQWDVNVMSAFTLSRALLPGMVQRGSGMLLFMASVASIEGYPGGLAYCVTKHAMLGLARALRTELKTSGIRVTSILPGGTFTPSWDGSDIDEERLMPAEDIARAVVSAYLMSDRTVVEEILLRPQLGDL from the coding sequence ATGAGCCACACCGCCCACCATATTGTCATTACGGGCGCCAGCCAGGGAATCGGGGCGGCGACGGCGGTCGCCTTTGCCGGGAGCGTACCGGGCGTTCATCTGTCGCTGCTGTCCAGGAACACCGTAAAAATGGAAGAAACCGCCGTCCGGTGCCGCGCACACGGTGCCCACGTGTCGGTCTTCGAATGCGATGTCACCCAGACGGCCGTGCTGCAGGACGTCGCGGCGAAGGCGGTAACGGCGCACGGTGTGCCCACCTGCGTGGTGAACAACGCGGGCATCTTCGCCCCGGGCGAAATGGCCGATGTCACGGAGGCGGTCATGCAGGCGCAGTGGGACGTGAATGTCATGAGCGCCTTCACGCTGTCCCGCGCCCTCCTCCCCGGCATGGTCCAGCGTGGCAGCGGCATGTTGCTGTTCATGGCGTCGGTCGCGTCCATTGAAGGCTACCCGGGTGGTCTGGCCTACTGTGTCACCAAACACGCCATGCTCGGCCTGGCACGGGCCCTCCGCACGGAGCTCAAGACATCCGGCATCCGCGTCACGTCCATCCTGCCGGGTGGAACGTTCACGCCGTCATGGGACGGCTCGGATATCGACGAAGAGCGCCTCATGCCGGCAGAGGACATTGCTCGGGCCGTGGTGTCCGCGTACCTGATGTCGGACCGCACGGTCGTCGAGGAAATCCTGTTGCGGCCGCAGCTGGGCGACCTCTGA
- the folE gene encoding GTP cyclohydrolase I FolE, with product MKLFDERLQYDAEAVETLSRSVRTILETIGEDPTREGLLKTPERVAKAQLFLTQGYGQDAREILRSAVFEEHYDEMILVKDIELYSMCEHHMVPFFGRAHIAYIPDQHIVGLSKIPRIVDVFARRLQVQERMTIQIRDAIQDALKPQGVAVVIEATHLCMVMRGVQKQNSVTTTSSMSGPFLDNVHTRAEFFKLINGK from the coding sequence ATGAAATTGTTTGATGAACGCCTGCAGTACGACGCCGAAGCCGTCGAGACCCTGTCCAGGAGTGTCCGGACCATCCTGGAAACCATCGGAGAGGATCCGACCCGCGAGGGCCTGCTGAAAACGCCCGAACGCGTCGCCAAGGCACAACTTTTCCTCACGCAGGGCTACGGCCAGGATGCCCGGGAAATCCTGCGGAGTGCCGTCTTTGAAGAACACTACGACGAGATGATCCTGGTCAAGGACATCGAATTGTATTCCATGTGCGAGCACCACATGGTTCCGTTCTTCGGGAGGGCCCATATTGCGTACATCCCGGACCAGCACATCGTGGGGCTCTCCAAGATTCCCCGCATCGTGGACGTCTTCGCCAGGCGGTTGCAGGTCCAGGAACGGATGACCATCCAGATCCGCGATGCCATCCAGGACGCACTGAAGCCGCAGGGCGTGGCGGTGGTCATCGAGGCCACGCACCTGTGCATGGTCATGCGGGGCGTGCAGAAGCAGAATTCGGTGACTACGACGAGTTCCATGTCCGGTCCCTTCCTGGACAACGTCCACACCCGCGCCGAGTTTTTCAAATTGATCAACGGAAAATGA
- a CDS encoding 6-carboxytetrahydropterin synthase — protein MTRKVHFNAAHRLHNPDKSDAWNRETFGKCNSPNWHGHNYTLEVTVAGEPDPDTGYVIDLGVLKRIIEERIVSHCDHANLNLDVDFLQGIVPTSENLVVAFWNRLEDQLPTGRLHAIRLYETERNVAEYQGTP, from the coding sequence GTGACCCGCAAGGTCCACTTCAATGCCGCCCACCGGCTGCACAACCCGGACAAATCCGATGCCTGGAATCGGGAGACCTTCGGCAAGTGCAATTCCCCGAACTGGCACGGACACAATTACACGCTGGAAGTGACGGTGGCGGGCGAGCCCGATCCGGATACCGGCTACGTGATCGACCTGGGCGTGCTGAAGCGCATTATTGAAGAACGGATTGTTTCCCATTGCGACCACGCCAACCTGAATCTGGACGTGGACTTCCTGCAGGGCATCGTGCCTACATCGGAAAACCTCGTCGTGGCCTTCTGGAATCGTCTCGAAGACCAGCTGCCGACCGGCCGACTGCACGCCATCAGGCTCTACGAAACCGAGCGGAACGTCGCTGAATACCAAGGAACGCCATGA
- a CDS encoding histidine triad nucleotide-binding protein has product MTDKTLFERIADKEIPSDMVHEDDLCIAFRDIKPQAPTHILIVPRKPIPSLDDLTPDDAALVGHLFVVAQGIAAKEGLARGYRTVFNCGPDGGQEVPHLHLHLLGGRPLTWPPG; this is encoded by the coding sequence ATGACTGACAAAACACTTTTTGAACGGATTGCGGACAAAGAGATCCCGTCCGACATGGTTCATGAGGACGACCTGTGCATTGCGTTCAGGGACATCAAGCCCCAGGCGCCTACACATATCCTGATCGTTCCGCGCAAACCCATTCCGTCGCTGGATGATCTGACGCCGGACGATGCGGCCCTCGTGGGCCACCTTTTCGTGGTCGCACAGGGGATTGCCGCGAAGGAAGGCCTGGCGCGGGGGTACCGGACCGTCTTCAACTGTGGCCCGGACGGTGGACAGGAAGTCCCGCATCTCCACCTGCATCTGCTGGGCGGTCGTCCATTGACGTGGCCTCCCGGATGA
- the coaE gene encoding dephospho-CoA kinase (Dephospho-CoA kinase (CoaE) performs the final step in coenzyme A biosynthesis.) has protein sequence MITVGVTGGIASGKSTVCERLTGLGARMFHADAEARELMVHDADVRAGVIAALGAEAYAPDGGLNKTWIADRIFGSEADRRALEAVVHPAVGVRFRAAKQAAEVAGCPMLVKEQAVFPNEAARADVDHWVVVEATPGARLDRAARRAGQSPDQARARMQAQPDATTYRSIADTVIVNDGTLEDLRARVDDLWETLTGRPAHA, from the coding sequence ATGATTACCGTCGGCGTCACGGGAGGCATTGCCTCCGGAAAATCCACCGTTTGCGAGCGGCTCACGGGCCTCGGCGCCCGCATGTTCCATGCGGATGCCGAGGCCCGTGAGCTCATGGTGCACGACGCCGACGTACGGGCAGGCGTCATCGCGGCGCTCGGGGCGGAGGCGTACGCCCCGGATGGGGGGCTCAACAAGACCTGGATTGCCGACCGGATTTTCGGGAGCGAAGCCGACCGGCGGGCCCTCGAGGCCGTGGTGCATCCCGCCGTGGGCGTCCGTTTCCGGGCGGCCAAGCAGGCCGCCGAGGTCGCCGGATGCCCCATGCTGGTCAAGGAACAGGCCGTGTTTCCGAACGAAGCGGCCCGCGCGGACGTGGATCACTGGGTGGTCGTCGAGGCGACCCCGGGGGCGCGGCTGGACCGGGCTGCCCGGCGGGCCGGGCAGAGTCCGGACCAGGCCCGCGCCCGCATGCAGGCCCAACCGGATGCCACCACGTATCGATCCATTGCCGACACGGTCATCGTGAACGACGGCACCCTGGAAGACCTCCGGGCCCGCGTGGATGACCTGTGGGAGACCTTGACCGGAAGGCCCGCACATGCCTGA
- a CDS encoding lysophospholipid acyltransferase family protein, with protein sequence MPDLHESTVPPAFPIPIPIGARVPRRPAHRWVRRVLHAAGWQFEGEVPDAPKFVLIAAPHTSNWDFVLAMGIVFGMGLDFHWIGKHTLFRGPFGPLMRWAGGIPVNRQRPGRLVPDTIEAFRAHDRFVVGLSPEGTRRRVDTWKTGFHRIAAGAGVPILPAWIDARRKRIGFAPLFWPTGDRDADMAHLMEWYGQFSR encoded by the coding sequence ATGCCTGATTTACACGAATCCACCGTGCCGCCCGCATTCCCCATCCCCATTCCCATCGGGGCGCGGGTCCCCCGGCGTCCGGCCCACCGGTGGGTCCGGCGCGTGCTGCATGCGGCGGGCTGGCAATTCGAAGGGGAAGTCCCGGACGCGCCCAAGTTCGTGCTCATTGCCGCACCCCACACGTCGAATTGGGATTTCGTCCTGGCCATGGGAATCGTTTTCGGGATGGGGCTGGACTTCCACTGGATAGGGAAGCACACGCTGTTCCGGGGTCCGTTCGGACCCCTCATGCGCTGGGCCGGGGGTATTCCGGTCAACCGGCAGCGCCCCGGGCGGCTGGTCCCGGACACCATCGAGGCCTTCCGGGCCCACGACCGGTTCGTGGTCGGGCTGTCCCCGGAAGGGACGCGGCGGCGGGTAGACACCTGGAAAACGGGATTCCACCGGATTGCCGCTGGCGCGGGTGTGCCCATCCTGCCCGCCTGGATCGATGCCCGGCGCAAACGCATCGGATTCGCCCCCCTGTTCTGGCCGACCGGCGATCGTGACGCCGACATGGCGCATCTCATGGAATGGTATGGGCAGTTTTCACGATAG
- a CDS encoding ATP-binding protein has protein sequence MQHLLSLYGRTISLIILVFLISFGVVALAFTSVQAMEERDRVRVLQHNILNANSTVREFMLSRDPGEAKDTEQWLQKADAILHEGVRVENYERLHSELHLYLHSINQLIEAYQTRGFYEEDGLEGEMRTRSANLHAMFAERGMSQAVIELLQVRRAEKNFLLRGGTEYADELHRRIVILNQMVEATDSPEFVSTAKDELAHLQQDFDQIAMVTDKVNYVRSNLAFLAAAIEDSLSKVIVAESERTERFLWISLGLVLFSFVLGILYAMYISKSIVKPLSLLEAAARRIGKGDDISDLQLDLVGDLEDLTRALHGLSDQMQGRKENERLLAESAAELKAVNKELDERKRELERRAEKLHTVVERLEAARESAEGSAQIKADFLAQMSHEIRTPLNGIIGMTSLLANEDLRPDHAEVIDVIRTSGESLLTIVNDILDFSKIEAGAVIVEEEPMVVSECVESALTMVGRLAARKGLDLSCDLDDNVPHSIFGDSARLRQVLVNLVGNAVKFTEEGEVQIRVYRPDPSRDTLRFAVEDTGIGIAEAHLEGLFEPFRQAEVSTTRKFGGTGLGLSISRQLSELMGGRMWVESTVGVGSTFFFDIKAPTVELAAPLAQNVGARVLLINDRPLFSRALMRTMQGWGALVDVVATDDAATDMLARRAYDMILLNDTPSGFDGVAVQAVAHALSEQAGETPICILRHLGDQMGERAGLTLAKPVRQEALRTLLAGSLSNGSENTGSNGTGPSATAPAADRAPVHASGPSAPVRVLLVEDNVVNQKVGKRMLQKLGCQVDVAETGEDALMALADFDYPVVFMDLQMPGIDGLEATRRIRNGICGEHRPWIIALTANATTEDRNRCLEAGMDDYASKPVHPSVLRSLLERAGMTVAPISAGSSTFTP, from the coding sequence ATGCAACATCTTCTATCGCTCTACGGCCGGACGATCAGTCTGATCATCCTCGTTTTCCTCATTTCGTTCGGGGTGGTGGCGCTCGCGTTCACGTCGGTGCAGGCCATGGAGGAGCGCGATCGCGTTCGCGTACTCCAGCACAATATCCTGAATGCCAATTCCACGGTCCGGGAGTTCATGCTTTCGCGGGATCCCGGCGAGGCCAAGGACACCGAGCAATGGCTTCAGAAGGCCGATGCCATCCTGCATGAAGGGGTCCGGGTCGAGAATTACGAACGGCTCCACAGTGAACTCCATCTGTACCTGCACTCCATCAACCAGTTGATCGAGGCGTATCAGACCCGCGGATTCTACGAGGAAGATGGACTGGAGGGCGAAATGCGGACCCGGTCGGCCAACTTGCACGCCATGTTTGCCGAGCGTGGCATGTCCCAGGCGGTCATCGAATTGCTCCAGGTCCGTCGCGCCGAAAAAAACTTCCTGCTGCGGGGCGGAACGGAATATGCCGATGAGCTGCATCGGCGCATCGTGATCCTGAATCAAATGGTGGAGGCCACCGACAGCCCGGAATTCGTGTCGACCGCCAAGGACGAATTGGCGCATCTGCAACAGGATTTTGACCAGATTGCCATGGTTACCGACAAGGTGAACTACGTCCGGTCGAACCTGGCCTTCCTGGCCGCCGCCATCGAGGACTCGCTGAGCAAGGTCATTGTGGCGGAATCGGAACGGACCGAGCGGTTCCTGTGGATCTCCCTCGGGCTGGTCCTGTTTTCGTTCGTCCTGGGCATCCTGTATGCCATGTATATTTCGAAATCCATCGTCAAGCCGCTCAGTCTGCTTGAAGCGGCCGCCCGCCGGATTGGCAAGGGCGACGACATTTCCGACCTCCAGCTGGACCTGGTCGGGGATCTGGAGGACCTGACGCGCGCGCTGCACGGCCTGTCGGACCAGATGCAGGGCCGCAAGGAAAACGAACGCCTCCTGGCCGAATCGGCCGCCGAACTCAAGGCCGTGAACAAGGAACTGGACGAGCGCAAGCGGGAACTGGAACGTCGGGCAGAAAAGCTGCACACCGTCGTGGAACGCCTGGAAGCCGCTCGCGAATCGGCCGAAGGCTCCGCCCAGATCAAGGCCGACTTCCTGGCCCAGATGAGCCACGAAATCCGGACGCCGCTGAACGGCATCATCGGCATGACCAGCCTGCTGGCCAACGAGGACCTGCGTCCCGACCACGCGGAAGTGATTGATGTCATCCGGACCAGCGGGGAGTCCCTGCTGACCATTGTGAACGACATCCTGGACTTCTCGAAAATCGAAGCCGGCGCGGTCATCGTGGAAGAGGAGCCCATGGTGGTTTCCGAATGCGTCGAGAGCGCACTCACCATGGTCGGACGCCTGGCCGCCCGCAAGGGGCTGGACCTGTCCTGCGACCTGGACGACAATGTGCCGCACAGCATTTTCGGCGATTCGGCGCGCCTGCGTCAGGTGCTGGTCAATCTCGTGGGGAATGCCGTTAAATTCACGGAAGAAGGCGAGGTCCAGATCCGCGTTTACCGCCCCGACCCGTCCCGCGATACCCTCCGGTTCGCCGTGGAAGACACTGGAATCGGCATTGCCGAGGCCCATCTGGAGGGCCTTTTCGAGCCCTTCCGCCAGGCGGAGGTGTCAACCACCCGCAAATTCGGGGGAACTGGACTCGGACTGTCCATCTCCCGGCAGCTCAGCGAACTCATGGGCGGCCGGATGTGGGTGGAATCGACGGTTGGCGTCGGGTCCACCTTCTTCTTCGACATCAAGGCTCCGACGGTGGAGTTGGCCGCGCCCTTGGCCCAGAACGTGGGTGCCCGGGTGCTCCTCATAAACGACCGTCCCCTGTTCAGTCGCGCCCTCATGCGGACCATGCAGGGATGGGGGGCCTTGGTCGATGTGGTTGCCACCGACGATGCCGCCACCGACATGCTGGCCCGTCGCGCCTACGACATGATCCTGCTGAACGATACGCCGAGCGGATTCGACGGCGTCGCGGTTCAGGCCGTGGCCCACGCCCTTTCGGAGCAGGCCGGAGAGACCCCCATTTGCATCCTGCGGCATCTGGGCGACCAGATGGGAGAACGTGCGGGTCTGACGCTGGCCAAGCCCGTCCGGCAGGAGGCCCTGCGGACGTTGCTGGCGGGATCGCTGTCAAATGGTTCCGAAAACACGGGATCGAACGGCACGGGGCCGAGCGCAACGGCGCCGGCGGCCGATCGGGCACCCGTCCACGCTTCCGGACCTTCGGCTCCGGTGCGCGTGCTGCTCGTGGAGGACAACGTGGTGAACCAGAAGGTGGGCAAACGGATGCTCCAGAAACTCGGATGCCAGGTGGATGTGGCTGAAACCGGGGAAGACGCCCTGATGGCCCTGGCCGACTTCGACTACCCGGTCGTGTTCATGGACCTGCAGATGCCCGGTATTGACGGACTGGAAGCCACGCGGCGCATCCGCAACGGCATCTGCGGCGAGCATCGACCGTGGATCATCGCCCTGACCGCCAATGCCACGACCGAGGACCGGAACCGGTGCCTGGAAGCCGGCATGGACGATTACGCGTCGAAACCGGTTCATCCATCGGTGTTGCGCTCGCTCCTGGAGCGGGCCGGGATGACGGTGGCTCCAATCAGTGCCGGAAGCAGTACGTTCACGCCGTAA